In one Colletotrichum destructivum chromosome 2, complete sequence genomic region, the following are encoded:
- a CDS encoding Putative ammonium transporter, ammonium/urea transporter, with amino-acid sequence MSYTHTGAPTEFNGTNADFGGDSTTTNLNQWYQSGDQSYILVSAAMVLLMIPGIAFLYSGLARRKSALSQLWVVMMSFSVVVFQWYFWGYSLAFSETATNGFIGDLRHFGLMKVLATPSQGSPLVPALLYSFYQMMFCAVTAALTAGATAERGRVIPCMVFIFFWATLVYAPLACWAWNANGWAFKYGVIDYAGGGPVEIGSGMSALAYSWVLGRRNEKMMLNFRPHNISLITLGTILLWFGWLGFNGGSAFGANLRAAMACWNSCLTAMFAAMTWCLLDFRLAKKWSLVGWCSGTISGLVAATPASGVISPWASIILGVVAGVACNFGTKIKFLLKIDDSLDVFAEHGIGGIVGLIFNAFFASGSIIGLDGVNTGLTGGWVDGNYKLMYIQIAYIVACSAYTFVMSALIAKIIDMIPGLKLRASEEAELLGMDDDQHGEFSYDYVEVRRDFLAWTPHQAEPAGEGRFIPQHGIEEHQNMANGGSSGSDEPKPVTPQGEPRSEKVPSL; translated from the exons aTGTCTTACACTCACACTGGAGCTCCCACCGAGTTCAATGGCACCAATGCCGATTTTGGTGGTGATTCCA CCACGACCAACCTGAACCAATGGTACCAATCCGGCGACCAGTCTTACATCCTCGTCTCCGCAGCCATGGTCTTGCTCATGATCCCCGGTATCGCCTTCCTCTACTCCGGCCTCGCCCGCAGAAAGTCGGCTCTGTCCCAGTTGTGGGTTGTCATGATGAGCTTTTCTGTCGTTGTCTTCCAGTGGTACTTCTGGGGCTACTCTCTGGCCTTTAGTGAGACGGCCACCAACGGCTTCATCGGCGACCTTCGACACTTCGGCCTCATGAAAGTCCTCGCCACCCCGTCCCAGGGCTCGCCTCTCGTCCCCGCCCTCCTCTACTCCTTCTATCAGATGATGTTCtgcgccgtcaccgccgcccttACCGCCGGCGCTACCGCTGAGCGCGGCCGAGTTATCCCCTGCATggtcttcatcttcttctgggccACCCTCGTCTACGCCCCTCTCGCCTGTTGGGCCTGGAACGCCAACGGCTGGGCATTCAAGTACGGCGTCATCGACTAcgcaggcggcggccccGTCGAGATCGGTTCCGGCATGTCGGCCCTCGCCTACTCGTGGGTCCTCGGACGCCGCAACGAGAAGATGATGCTGAACTTCCGCCCCCACAACATCTCTCTCATCACCCTCGGCACCATTCTCCTCTGGTTCGGCTGGTTGGGTTTCAACGGCGGCTCCGCCTTTGGCGCCAACCTCCGTGCCGCCATGGCTTGCTGGAACTCTTGCCTGACGGCCATGTTCGCCGCCATGACCTGGTGCCTGCTCGATTTCCGTCTGGCCAAGAAATGGTCTCTCGTCGGTTGGTGCTCTGGAACCATTTCCGGCTTGGTCGCCGCCACCCCGGCCTCTGGCGTGATCTCTCCCTGGGCATCCATCATCCtcggtgttgttgctggcgtTGCTTGCAACTTCGGCACCAAGA TCAAGTTCCTTCTCAAGATTGACGACTCTCTCGATGTCTTCGCCGAGCACGGTATTGGTGGAATTGTCGGTCTCATCTtcaacgccttcttcgcTTCCGGCTCGATCATTGGTCTCGACGGTGTCAACACGGGCCTCACCGGCGGCTGGGTCGACGGCAACTACAAGCTCATGTACATCCAGATCGCCTACATTGTTGCTTGCTCTGCGTACACTTTTGTCATGTCGGCACTCATCGCTAAGATCATCGACATGATCCCTGGCCTGAAGCTACGCGCgtccgaggaggccgagcttCTGGGTatggacgacgaccaacACGGAGAGTTCTCGTACGACTACGTCGAGGTGCGCCGCGACTTCCTTGCCTGGACTCCCCACCAGgccgagcccgccggcgagggcagaTTCATCCCCCAACACGGCATCGAGGAGCACCAGAACatggccaacggcggcagcagcggatCGGACGAGCCCAAGCCCGTGACGCCCCAAGGCGAGCCCAGGAGCGAAAAGGTTCCTTCACTTTGA